Proteins from a single region of Streptomyces sp. Tu 3180:
- a CDS encoding C40 family peptidase: MGSHRRPAPSFGSDRGAVAAVGLLSVTAAALGAVPAAATPHDDTRAEVDRLYEEAEKATEAYNAADERADDLRRRVRTAQDGIARQQERINTMRESLGPLAGAQYRSGGLDPSLALLLSDDPEDYLERASVLDRITAHQAGELRKLRGALRSLAQDRAEAARTLRALDRSREAVAAHKRTVEGKLAEARRLLNSLPPGERAAYDRATRSGRAHLYGPGAAAPASARAAAAVAAVRSALGRPYVWGASGPGAFDCSGLTQWAYAQAGVSLPRTSQAQRYAGRQVPLSEARPGDLVLYRSDASHVGMYVGNGQVIHAPYPGAPVRHDPVGMMPVSSVTRV, encoded by the coding sequence GTGGGGTCCCATCGCCGTCCTGCACCGTCCTTCGGATCCGACCGGGGCGCCGTCGCCGCCGTCGGTCTGCTGTCCGTCACGGCCGCCGCCCTGGGCGCGGTACCGGCCGCGGCCACGCCGCACGACGACACCCGGGCCGAGGTGGACCGCCTCTACGAGGAGGCCGAGAAGGCCACCGAGGCCTACAACGCGGCCGACGAGCGCGCCGACGACCTGCGCCGGCGGGTCCGCACCGCACAGGACGGGATCGCCCGGCAGCAGGAGCGGATCAACACCATGCGGGAGTCGCTCGGTCCGCTCGCCGGCGCCCAGTACCGCTCCGGCGGTCTCGACCCCTCCCTCGCGCTGCTGCTCTCCGACGACCCGGAGGACTATCTGGAGAGGGCCTCCGTCCTCGACCGGATCACCGCCCACCAGGCCGGTGAGCTCAGGAAACTGCGGGGCGCCCTGCGCTCCCTCGCCCAGGACCGCGCGGAGGCGGCCCGCACGCTGCGCGCGCTGGACAGGAGCCGTGAGGCGGTCGCCGCCCACAAGAGGACCGTCGAGGGCAAACTCGCCGAGGCCCGCCGGCTGCTCAACTCCCTCCCGCCCGGTGAACGCGCCGCCTACGACCGCGCCACCCGCTCCGGCCGTGCGCACCTGTACGGCCCGGGTGCGGCCGCACCGGCCTCGGCACGCGCGGCCGCCGCCGTGGCCGCCGTCCGCTCCGCCCTCGGCAGGCCCTACGTGTGGGGCGCCAGCGGGCCCGGCGCCTTCGACTGTTCGGGACTGACGCAGTGGGCGTACGCGCAGGCCGGGGTGTCCCTGCCGCGCACCTCGCAGGCCCAGCGGTACGCCGGCCGGCAGGTCCCGCTCTCCGAGGCGCGCCCCGGCGACCTGGTGCTCTACCGGTCCGACGCCAGCCACGTCGGGATGTACGTGGGCAACGGCCAGGTGATCCACGCGCCCTACCCCGGCGCCCCCGTGCGCCACGACCCGGTCGGGATGATGCCGGTCTCTTCGGTCACCAGGGTCTGA